The genome window TTGCCTCCTAATAAGTCTAACATCAACAGACTCCAAAATCCTGTTGACATTGGCACAAAAACTTCTCCAGATATATTTCTGATCATGTCCTTAAAATGCTGAGAAATCATTAATGGTTTTTTCATTCTCCACTGAATTATGTTAAAATTCCCCTACttatatttgcttttataatCATAATCTTACTTAAACCAAACAATTTTAAGTTTTACTCATGTTTAATTAGCTTCAACTTATTCTAGATCACCTGCTGTTTCCCGCACTTTCTCTAAGCTTCTTTGTCCTGGCACATTTGGTCATTCTGTTCCCTCACTGCACAGCTTTCTGCCTACAGCCCATCTCTGCCTATGCATTTCATACCCGTTTTATAAAATATGGATTATTCACTTTTGAGTTAATGTTTGTTAAGTGATATGAGGTGAATATGAGccatttttccatttattcagttctttaatatttctccaaagtcatttaatttttaagagtagATTTTTAcactaccttttaaaaatttatttctgcgtattctattatttttaagctattataaatattttctcttaatttatttttaacattgctGTTAGTATAAAGAAATATggttatatttctatattgctcttACACCATGTAGCATTGTAGATCACTAGCTCTTAGTAGTTTTAGTGAATGTCTTCAGATTTTCTCCGTAAACTATCTGGAtagttttatgtcatttcttGGATAATTTAACTAATTAACACCTTTAAGTTCCATGATGAATAAAATTGGTGACATGCATATTGTCATCTTGTTTCTAATATTAGGGGAAGAGCATTCAGCCTTTCAACCAGAAGATATAGCTTTGAGCATGTACACAATTGCCTAGAGATGACAGTGATTTTAGCAAAGTCTTCTTTGACTCTGTCTTTCCCCGATCTCACTTAAGACGGTTAAGATACCTGCTTGCATTGGTATCACAGCCATCTGTTAGACTCTACTAATTGCTGGCTGATGACTCTAGTTTTTGACGATGTTCTGAGGAATAAACTCCCCCAAAGTCTAATCTAATTTGGCTTGTCTTTTTTTCAGGGGTAGTATTTGAAACCAGTCTTTGACATTTGTATTCACCCcaagaaggcttttttttttagctatgtcTTCCGTTCTATCCAATAAATTGactcaactatttttaaaatgattgctTTCATGGAGATATAAACCTCTTCTTAGCTCTTTACAACCATTCCCTATTCCTCACGTCCCACCTCCACTACAGTCCCTTCAATGTCCATGGTTATCAAGAGCATCCTTAGGCTTAAACTTTCCAGATCAAATAAAATTACTTCCTTTGGGAAAATTTAAAGCTCCTTATCTAATGACATGCTTGAAACAGAGACAGTGGCCCACTTTTCTGGGTAACACCTTTGCTTTATGAGCCAGGTcatggaaggaagggagagtaACTTCTGGTTTTTTCGGCTTGCCTTTCTCCTACTGAGAGATAGTCTGGAATGTGAGCTCAGATGAGAGCAAACAAAGCTCCAATATTCTTGACCTACTCCAACCAAAAGAGCTCTCCTCTACTCTATAGGTATGGgttgggtggaggggaggagctcCAACCCCATAGCCACATTGCCTAGAATTTAACTTATGCAACATAGAactaggaggaataaaaaatgctGGAGAGATAGCCTTAGCTCATGATGTCTATGTAGAGATATCATAGACTGGGACCTGAGAGGAAAAGGAGCTTACTTTTTCTGGGGACAACCACTTATAGTGTATACTCCATGATGTTGACCTCAGGTGGGGTAAGAGAACAGGATATGACTCAAGTTGTACAGACTCTTACTGTTCTTATCATGATTTAGTCgctatttcttaatttaaaatataccttTAAGACAAGTtttgaatatattaaatgttttgttttgtttcttttcataatAATTGATTTCATATTGTCTGTTTTGCTAAGCTTATCATGCCACCATTCTGAGAGGGGcattgtgtatttttaattttaatgtacttTTTAGAAGTAAAACCTGATATTTTTATGACATGATATTTGTTTGTCTTTCCATTCTTATCTCCCTAAAATCCCTTATGTGAAACCTATCTTTTGATGTACTGAATAACTTTGGATTACATTActttaatatttcatgtttaCTCCATTTGTTTACTTTAGAAAACTATTGCAACAAACTAGAATTTTGgtgtctttttcacttttttgcctttctttcatacatagagaaaagacaaatttaaGATGGACATTAACATGTGAAGTCTTACTGATTGCATCACAATATTCTACACTTTCCAGTTAGTCATTCAACTCTCTGCTGAGTTCTAGCAGCAACACTCAATATTCTTTGTATTACCATTTACATAGTACTCTAACTGCTCACTCTGGGCATCACAATGAGTGAATTTCTTGAGGACAGAATCTTTGCATAATTCATTGTTCTGTCATCAAGTTTCACTAAAAAGTGTTTTCATTAATCaatgtatttttaacaaatgataGATGTCTGTGTAAATTATATGCTGAGAGGAAATGCCTAAAGTGGACACAAATAAAAATACCCCTTACTCTTCACCATTgactaatatattaaaattaaaatgctccTTTTTATTCAATGCCATGTTATATTCTCCTTgagctaatgatgttgagtaaaGTTTTCCAGGCTCATCAGAAATGCCAAACACAGAAATCGCCATTGGACTGCAGAATAAAGGAAGACAATTCCACATTTAAAAACCTAACTCCCAAAGAGGAACCACCTAACACAGGTATGCAGGTAAATGGATTGAAGACTGAGACCAACAAGTGTTTCTCAGTTTCCCTCAATCATCTGATATTCTGCTTAAATTGAATATTCTTATAGAATAAACAATTGTGAAAtccaaatttcttctttatttaattgaacaaaaataaatcacCTGTCCTTGAGGTTAGATTTTTCTATAtgcataatattatattttttaaagtagtaccagttcaacagaaaaacaaacaaaaaacctaggtTTTCATTACCAGACCCTGTATTCATTATTTGGACCTTTATTATGGGTATGTAGATCAGGTACTAAGTTTAGATTATCTCTGTACCTACAGATTTTATTAAGTCGAAAGCAgtaattttcaaacttttctacACATGTCACATATAAGGTGATTACAAAAATTTGGCAGcgcttcaaaaaatatattattgtcaatctgacaaaaaaattaagtataattttgattcattcatccCATACAGCTATTGATTTTttagctgtcatttttttttttgtatttttctgaagctggaaacggggagagacagtcagaccgacccccgcatgcgccagatcgggatccacctggcacgtccaccaagggtgacgctctgcccctcccaggcatcgctctgccacgaccagagcaactttagcgcctggggcagaggccaaggagccatccccagcgcccgggccatctttgctccaatggagccttggttgagggaggggaagaaagagacagagaggaagggggggtggagaagcaaatgggcgcttctcctatgtgccctggccgggaatggaacccgggtcccccgcacgccaggccgacgcactacTGCTgtgcaaaccggccagggcctagctgtcattttttacttgacaatctaagggaaaagaggccagtgcTCCTCAATAAATAGTCAGGTACCCCATGTTTTACAATTTCTTGTGACATCCCAGTCTGCCATtgcggttgaaaatcactggtctagcctgaccaggtggtggcacagaagatAAAGCTAcggcttgggatgcagaggatccaagtttggaatcccgaggttgctggcttgagcacaggttggCTGGCTTTagtgtggatcatagacatgaccccatggtctaactagcttgatcccaaaggtcgctggcatgaagcccaaggtcacttgtttgatcccaaggttgctggctggagcaaggagtcacttcatctactgtagcccccccggtcaaggcacatatgagaaagcaatcaaagaacaactaagatgctgcagtgaagaattgatgcttctcatctcttttccttcttgtctctctgatcTTATCTGTCCAtcctttgttcctctctctctctctttctctctctctctctgtctctcttgctaaaagagagagagagaatcactgGACTAGATAGTACAAAGAAACACTTCTCATTGTAAAGTTCTTTCAGTTTGAGTTGTGAGGAAAAATATCAATCTTCttagaaaatttctttaaaatttgtaataataTTATTCATAGACTTGGagaaatataagtaataaaactCTTTAACCAGGCAAGAGCATTTTTTAGTAATCTGAAAGAAACTTATCAGTCTCATAAAGCAAATGGTTTAAGAAGGACTAAGTAGGATTTCTCAACATCTCCACATCTTTTCAGGAGACACACTAACTGGTCTGGCAATATCTTTTGTTTTCAAGGAAATAAGATCAGGATGTGTGAATATAAATGGTCATGTGATAGAAacagttgttattatttttcggATGAACTTAAGAACTTTGAAGACAGTAAGAAATTCTGCAATGAAATGGACTCCACACTTGTTAAGATAGACGATGAAAAAGAACTGGTGATGTATATCTTTGTTTTCCACCTCACAccgtacaggggtgggcaaaagtagctttagagttgtaataaaaataactaatacaataattagtaaataaaatacaagaaaatggtttttcatatacaaaattataaaccTATCTTTTCTCACCTGTATTTATTTGGCCATTAGTTATTGGCTAAATCTCAATGCTTCACAATATTTGAGTGTCTCAGCACTGTGTACATTAGTAACCTAACTCAGATCCAAAGTGCTTATGGTAAAGTCAGAAacacaaatggaaattaaattataattttatttaattcatctaACTCCTCCATAAGTAGAATTTCCACAAGAGAGCAAATATAAAGTCAAAAATGATGCTGTTAGAAAAATATTTGCCTTAAAATACGTTATTTTATGAAGAATTGTATATCTTATATTGATAATTTTATAGAAGTTTAGCTTCAGCTCCTCTTAAAAAAAGCATCTTACCacttaaaaaagttataaaatataacattaccactgagttagaggtaaaaagaaaaacaatatgaatTTAAAGTTGATGGtcaattatttctaaattctattaaaattttaattcggACTAGCTTCCAAAGAAAACTGAACTGAATTATTTCATaatctttatcattttattttgctttgaatacaaaattaatttactATTATTTCTGAGAAAATCAATATATCTTAATAGTCCATGTCaagatcaatttttaaatattcggTCAAAGTAGATTAAAAACACTAGATCACTCTTAGTGATTGGATAATctaattattcatatttatggCTTTCAACAACTCAAGAGTCactataaaagaatataaatttaaaaaccatccagaaaacaaagaaaaatttgaatccagaaaataaacatttgtaaagTCTGAATTAATCTTATTATTAGTACAACAGATAACTGCCTGTATGGCAATAGATGTTAACTAGACaatgtggtgatcattttgtataTGTACAAATAGAAGCTTACtacattgtatacctgaaattaatataaactcttatatcaatatatttccatttttaaccaGAAAATTGCAATTGctggtaataaaataaatttttaaaaatccattttgctTACTGACAAAGagcttatataaaaatatatacattgaaaATTGGCCAAGTCCCAGATAGaccggttggttggagcatcctcccgaagtactgaggtttctggttcaatccctgggtcagggcacatacaggaatagatcaattatcctgtctgtgtgtgtctctctcccttcctctctctctaaaattaataaaaagataacgtTAAAACAAGTGGCCTGCTAAGGGAGCAAATGTGATATTTCAGATTTTCTATCTCTGTTTATCATAAATTAATAATgacattttagagataaaaatatataagatttaaATGAATGGTGACCAGATTTTTAGAAATACTTATATAACTATACTAAACCCACCCTGAATTCTTACAGAAATATTAGAGAAAGAGTGAAAAGTGTGAGCTTTCACACCTGGAGCCCAAAGCAGAAATCAGACTTTCCTCAGACCTCATTTTTAAGCTACAGCCATAGTATTGAAAGCAAATTAAAAGATTTCAGTAAGTCTAAATAAATATAGGTAAATTAAGAGAGTAGTTTTTTTGTCACAATTATgcctctatatttaaaaaaataccaaaaactgaGCTTCcattattttacaatttaaataaGATCAGGATGAAGATGATCtctatatttttggtttttcacaataataaaaatctcaacaagattatctttattttagaattataaaagGATTCTTACTCATAaagcatgtttattttataacagaAGTTCATTTGAAGCCAATTACACTCTCTCTCTTGGATTGGGTTGTACCGTAAAGGAATCAGCAGTCAATGGATATGGGAAGATGGCTCACGACCATTTACAGAAATGTAAGTCTCTAGAATAGAAGCAAAGTAAGAATTTCTATAATCACAGATTTTGGTTTACATTTCAGAAAGTGTACAGggaaaaatgcacacacacatatatatataagcatgtatacatacatatatatgtacatacacgtacacacacatatCGTAACGACTTAAACTCAGTAAATGAAGGAGTCTTTACAGCTTTTTCAACTTCATGCCTATATTTCTCTTAAGGTACTCTTTCACAGACCCTAGGGCACCGAGAGTATATGTCTATAAAGTAAGAAAAACCTATCACCTTAAATTTGCTGAATATCTTTTATTGTGTCTGCAATAGTGAATGAATGTTTTACATCATTTATATGCTTCTATTTTATGTTAAGCTATTTTGAAGATTCTAAGACAGGAAACTGTGCAAGGATGACAACAGAAGGGAAGATTGTTTCTTCTTATGATTACAAACGCTCGCACTATGTATGTGAGAAGAAAATTGGTTGTCTTGTGACCTaacaatgagaacacaacaaaaacaacagaagacTCTTGGAAGTTCTAGGGTTTCTGTTTCATTTCAGATATCTTTGATTTTCTGTACCAGTATTTAAGCCTCTGCTTGATTTGAGGCTGGAATAATTGGTACATCATGAAGAGTTATGTCAGACACATAGTCTGCCCCTCTGCTGTGAAGACCGCCAATTGACAATGAGCATGAGCACAGGTTGGTGGGGTAAAAGAGTGTGAGTGATCCTGATGGAGGTTAGGAAGCAGAGTTCTGTATACCCTATGCCTGCAACTCACACAGACTTCTCAAGCAGTCCTACAAAATCAGTCACTGTAATGCACGTTGCGGCTGGGAATTATTGCCAACTGTCATTAAAGTTATTATTCTGTGAGGGTGTATGCATTTGTTTCATTCCTTACTTTTCCAGACAACGATAATAGAGTATATTAGAAAGAGAATAGTATTTTAAATTAGATATGAGTTTAAGATCTGCACCACAACGAATATGTGTTCTCTGGCAAGTTTGAACTTCGGAGTCTTAGTTTTCTTATTAGTAGGAAAATTATAATGCTGTTTTTGCAAAATGACAGTACCATCAGCAGTGTATAAAAGTTCCATTTGCTTGCACATTTCCAGAATTCAATATTgtcagttttaaaaatcatttcaataagagtgtagtataatttaatggtgatttttaatttgtatttctcaaataaaTGTTGCTAATCATCTTTTCACGTTTTTGTCAACCACATATCTTCTATAAtataatgttaattaaaatatttttaaatttattttgggttGTTTGTTATGTTATTATTGAGTtacaaagttatttatatattttgagtactGGTATTTTATCAgacatgttttataaatattattatattgtctttcaattttatctttcattttcttaattcattCTTTATAACAAGGTTTAAGGAGTTTTTTTGTgtcctaaaaaattttaaattaaccaGAGGTTGAAACTTTTTGTCCTATGTTCTCTTCTAAAAGTTAAAGTTAACATTAAATTCTATACTTCATTTCATGTTCATTTCTGTATATGATGCAAGTACAGgttgagttcttttttaaaaaattttgcataTAAATGACTATTTCAGCACCACTTTTTAAAACAACACTATTATTCTATTGAAATATCATAGCATTTTTGTCAGAAATCAACTGACTATATGTGGATGGATCTATTTCAAATCTCTATTCGGTTTCATTGATTGGTATTTATCTTCTTTCACCAAGatcttggttattttttaaatttatagtctTTGTGTGTTTACTtcaattttatatacttattttatttgttaatttatttgattGAATTAGTTCTCCAAACGATACATTTTTCAACTGTACAACTCAATATGACACAATCTACATTCATGTCTGGGACACGTGGGTGCTGcgtataaaaatcttttaaaaaattttgtactaaaaaatttttcccttttcattgaatttattgggttaacaaaattatgcaggtttcaggtgcacaattctacaacacatcatctgtatacagtATTGTATGTGCACCACTGCAAGTCTAGCCTCAGTTCATCAATCACCATTGATCACCCCGTACCTCCTCCACTGACCTCAACTGCACCTCACTCCAGAAGTCAGCACACAGTTGTTGGAGTTtgtgaattttttctcttttttttcctttttgtcaaTACCTTTACCTCCTCACCCAGCCACCACAACCTACA of Saccopteryx bilineata isolate mSacBil1 chromosome 1, mSacBil1_pri_phased_curated, whole genome shotgun sequence contains these proteins:
- the LOC136320031 gene encoding C-type lectin domain family 7 member A-like, whose amino-acid sequence is MVFQAHQKCQTQKSPLDCRIKEDNSTFKNLTPKEEPPNTGNKIRMCEYKWSCDRNSCYYFSDELKNFEDSKKFCNEMDSTLVKIDDEKELKFI